A window of Flavobacterium flavigenum contains these coding sequences:
- a CDS encoding IS256 family transposase encodes MKKEDLLSDEFLKQFKTGEDLNGFLAQLQKRGIEAILSGELDSHLGYEKHEKTASSNSRNGFSNKKIKTSFGESDIQVPRDREASFNPMIIPKRQSMIDGLENVIISLYAKGMTVSDIEEQIREVYKFDISTSTISRITESVSNDITAWQNRPLEPVYLIVWMDGIVFKVRENSKVINKTIYLAVGLNREGKKEVLGMWLGKNESASFWLGVLTDLKARGVEDILITATDNLNGFTQTIKNVFPESQTQICVVHQIRNSARYVVWKDKKEFSKDMKQIYDAPTKEAAKAALEDFAFKWNQKYPYAVKSWQENWEELTVFFDFPIEIRKIIYTTNLIENLNGKVRKYTKNKLSFPTDEAVLKSVYLALREATKKWTMPIHNWGLILNQFLTIFEKRVQL; translated from the coding sequence ATGAAAAAAGAAGATTTATTATCAGATGAATTTTTAAAACAATTCAAAACAGGTGAAGACCTAAACGGTTTTCTGGCTCAATTACAAAAACGAGGAATAGAAGCTATTCTATCGGGGGAGCTGGATTCTCATCTAGGATATGAGAAACACGAAAAGACAGCTTCATCGAATTCTCGTAATGGTTTTTCCAATAAGAAAATAAAAACTTCATTTGGAGAATCAGACATTCAGGTTCCCAGGGACAGGGAAGCTTCTTTTAATCCCATGATTATTCCAAAACGTCAAAGCATGATTGATGGATTAGAGAATGTAATTATCTCTCTTTACGCCAAAGGAATGACTGTTAGTGATATTGAAGAACAAATAAGAGAAGTCTATAAATTTGACATATCAACCTCCACTATTTCCAGAATTACCGAATCAGTTTCCAATGATATAACAGCTTGGCAAAATCGCCCGTTAGAACCTGTTTATTTAATCGTTTGGATGGATGGGATTGTCTTTAAAGTTCGAGAGAACTCAAAGGTTATTAACAAAACTATTTATCTTGCTGTTGGTCTGAATCGAGAAGGAAAAAAAGAAGTTTTAGGCATGTGGTTAGGCAAGAATGAAAGTGCCAGCTTTTGGTTAGGGGTTTTAACAGATTTAAAAGCCAGAGGTGTTGAGGATATATTAATTACAGCTACAGATAACCTAAACGGCTTTACTCAGACTATTAAAAATGTATTCCCTGAATCACAGACTCAAATCTGTGTAGTACACCAAATACGTAACTCAGCGCGTTATGTAGTATGGAAAGATAAAAAGGAGTTCTCTAAAGATATGAAGCAGATTTATGATGCTCCAACTAAAGAAGCTGCTAAAGCTGCTCTTGAAGATTTTGCCTTTAAATGGAATCAAAAATATCCTTATGCCGTTAAATCCTGGCAGGAAAACTGGGAAGAACTTACAGTCTTTTTTGACTTCCCTATAGAAATTAGGAAAATAATTTATACCACTAATCTAATTGAAAATCTAAATGGAAAGGTTAGAAAATACACCAAAAATAAATTATCATTCCCCACAGATGAAGCTGTTTTAAAATCTGTATATTTGGCTTTAAGAGAAGCTACCAAAAAATGGACAATGCCAATCCATAATTGGGGATTAATACTCAATCAGTTCTTAACTATATTTGAAAAAAGGGTTCAACTTTAA
- a CDS encoding NAD(P)H-dependent oxidoreductase produces the protein MKKILIINGHPNPESFNFTIANEYHKGVLDSGSQVETIIIAELQFNPSLQFGYQKRTELEPDLAEAWKKIENADHLVWIHPVWWGGLPAITKGFIDRLFLPGMAFQYRENSVWWDKLLKGKTAHIITTLDQPGWYYRLVYGRPSVNQLKKCTLQFCGITPVKVSYIGIVKTADEGQRKKWLQKVYNFGMRNK, from the coding sequence ATGAAAAAAATACTAATCATAAACGGACATCCCAATCCTGAAAGTTTCAATTTTACTATTGCTAATGAATACCATAAAGGAGTACTTGATTCTGGCTCTCAGGTTGAAACCATAATCATTGCCGAATTGCAATTCAATCCGAGTTTACAGTTTGGTTATCAAAAACGAACCGAATTAGAACCTGATTTAGCTGAAGCCTGGAAAAAAATCGAAAATGCCGATCATTTAGTCTGGATTCATCCGGTTTGGTGGGGAGGCTTGCCTGCCATTACTAAAGGTTTTATCGATCGCTTATTTTTACCCGGAATGGCATTTCAATACCGTGAAAATTCGGTTTGGTGGGACAAACTTTTAAAAGGAAAAACGGCTCATATTATTACCACTTTAGATCAACCGGGTTGGTATTACCGATTGGTTTATGGAAGACCAAGTGTGAATCAGCTAAAAAAATGTACCCTGCAATTTTGTGGCATTACACCGGTAAAAGTAAGTTATATCGGAATCGTAAAAACAGCTGATGAAGGGCAAAGAAAAAAATGGTTGCAGAAAGTTTATAATTTCGGTATGAGAAACAAATAG
- a CDS encoding Ppx/GppA phosphatase family protein codes for MIKIKKYAAIDIGSNAMRLLISNVVEQDGKEPQFNKSSLVRVPIRLGQDAFTVGEISEENIERMVDAMKAFNLLMKVHKVERYMAFATSAMREAYNAKEVVGLIKKKADIKIEIIDGKKEAAIIASTDLHHLLRTDQTYLFVDVGGGSTEFTLFSDGKMINSRSFKAGTVRLLNNMVHDVVWDEIEKWIKANTKDYEEVTLIGSGGNINKLFKMSGKQQEKPLSYIYINSQYAFLNSLTYEQRIAELGLNSDRADVIIHATRIYLNAMKWSGARQIYVPKIGLSDGIVKAMYYGKI; via the coding sequence ATGATTAAAATAAAAAAATATGCAGCAATAGATATCGGTTCAAATGCCATGAGGCTACTAATATCTAATGTTGTGGAGCAGGATGGCAAAGAGCCTCAGTTTAATAAAAGTTCACTTGTTCGTGTACCAATACGTTTAGGGCAGGATGCTTTTACGGTTGGTGAAATTTCGGAAGAAAATATAGAAAGAATGGTAGATGCCATGAAAGCATTTAACCTTTTAATGAAAGTTCATAAAGTAGAGCGTTATATGGCCTTTGCAACTTCTGCTATGCGGGAAGCTTATAATGCCAAAGAAGTGGTAGGCCTGATTAAGAAAAAAGCCGACATAAAAATTGAAATTATAGACGGAAAAAAAGAAGCAGCCATTATTGCTTCAACAGATTTACATCATTTGCTGAGAACAGACCAAACCTATCTTTTTGTAGATGTTGGCGGTGGAAGTACCGAATTTACGCTTTTCTCAGATGGAAAAATGATCAATTCAAGATCATTCAAGGCAGGGACAGTCCGTTTGCTCAATAATATGGTTCATGATGTGGTTTGGGATGAGATTGAAAAATGGATCAAAGCCAATACCAAAGATTATGAGGAAGTTACCCTTATTGGTTCTGGTGGAAACATCAATAAGTTATTTAAAATGTCCGGCAAGCAGCAGGAAAAACCGCTTTCCTATATTTATATTAATTCACAATATGCATTTTTAAATTCGTTGACTTATGAGCAGAGAATTGCCGAATTAGGTCTGAATTCCGACCGTGCCGATGTAATCATTCATGCAACACGTATTTATCTGAATGCAATGAAATGGAGTGGGGCACGTCAGATTTATGTTCCAAAAATCGGACTTTCTGACGGAATTGTAAAAGCGATGTACTATGGTAAAATTTAA
- a CDS encoding cation:dicarboxylate symporter family transporter — translation MNVNSPKFSSKTKKSIFRSVVTNLTFWVLISIIAGVLLGHFSPENGVKMKIVGDTFVDIIKLFIGPIIFLTIVLGISGMGNLKKVGRIGVKSLAYFEVVSTIALAIGVAVAYLFQPGKIDKSGLDLQDASKYTNHAAENFSWLQFFFSNFTLQVLLAAIVCGIALNFYQKREQTILVLERFSKVVFTGLKYVMYFAPLGAFGGMAYTIGKFGLETLIPLGKLMLCVYITMALFVFLILGGLLKYYKINMLPILKYIKEELLLVLGTSSSEAALPGIMVKLEQMGCSKSVVGLVIPTGYSFNLDGTSIYLSMSVIFIAQLYDVHLSFFEILTVIGILMITSKGAAGVTGSGFIVLASTLTALHKIPVEGLAFLLGVDKFMSEARAITNLIGNTVATLIISKTEKDFIELNLNPVHE, via the coding sequence ATGAATGTAAATTCTCCCAAGTTTTCTTCAAAAACTAAGAAATCAATTTTTCGTTCAGTAGTAACTAATCTTACTTTCTGGGTTTTAATTTCGATTATTGCAGGTGTTTTGCTCGGACATTTTTCTCCTGAAAATGGTGTGAAAATGAAAATTGTTGGAGATACATTTGTCGATATTATCAAGTTATTTATTGGTCCGATTATTTTCCTGACGATTGTTTTGGGAATTTCCGGAATGGGAAACCTGAAGAAAGTGGGACGAATAGGGGTAAAATCTTTGGCTTATTTTGAAGTGGTTTCAACTATTGCTTTAGCAATTGGTGTGGCAGTGGCTTATTTATTTCAACCCGGAAAAATAGATAAATCAGGATTGGATTTACAGGATGCAAGCAAGTACACGAATCATGCGGCAGAAAACTTTTCGTGGCTGCAGTTTTTCTTTTCGAATTTTACGCTGCAGGTTCTTCTGGCTGCAATAGTTTGTGGTATAGCTTTGAATTTTTATCAAAAGAGAGAGCAGACGATTTTAGTTTTGGAACGCTTTTCAAAAGTTGTTTTTACCGGATTAAAATATGTGATGTATTTCGCTCCGCTTGGTGCTTTTGGAGGAATGGCTTACACAATTGGAAAATTTGGACTGGAAACTTTGATTCCGCTTGGTAAGCTGATGCTGTGTGTTTATATTACAATGGCTTTATTTGTATTTTTGATTCTAGGCGGTCTTTTGAAATATTACAAAATCAATATGCTGCCGATTTTAAAATACATCAAAGAAGAACTTTTATTGGTTCTTGGAACTTCTTCTTCTGAAGCCGCTTTGCCAGGTATAATGGTGAAACTGGAGCAAATGGGTTGCAGCAAATCGGTTGTGGGATTGGTGATTCCCACAGGATATTCATTTAATCTCGACGGAACTTCTATTTACTTGTCAATGTCGGTGATTTTTATCGCACAGTTGTATGATGTCCATTTGAGTTTTTTTGAAATTTTGACCGTCATCGGCATTTTGATGATTACTTCAAAAGGGGCGGCGGGAGTGACCGGAAGCGGATTTATTGTGTTAGCTTCGACTTTAACGGCATTACATAAAATTCCGGTTGAAGGACTGGCTTTCTTGCTGGGCGTTGATAAATTTATGAGCGAAGCAAGGGCGATAACCAATTTGATTGGAAATACAGTTGCGACCCTAATAATTTCAAAAACGGAAAAGGATTTTATAGAACTGAATCTGAATCCGGTTCATGAATAA
- a CDS encoding DUF3575 domain-containing protein has protein sequence MKKTYLFLLLSVLSINAVHAQDETSVSVVKNQFKINMLLPGFVWEHGFDAKNTLYSEASIGLGYSSNSDNSNFAFYPNINEQFRHYYNLEKRAEKGKRTARNSGNFLAANAIYNFESISTNDDYREVIPSFTIGALWGLQRTYKGRFNLEFNVGPGVNFDKYETEFVLIGNFTLGWVIGK, from the coding sequence ATGAAAAAAACGTACTTATTTTTACTTTTGTCTGTTCTTTCAATAAATGCTGTTCATGCCCAGGATGAAACTTCGGTTTCTGTAGTAAAAAATCAATTTAAAATTAATATGTTACTCCCGGGATTTGTTTGGGAACATGGTTTTGACGCAAAGAATACATTATATTCCGAGGCAAGCATTGGCTTAGGATATTCATCAAATTCGGATAATTCAAATTTTGCTTTTTATCCCAATATAAACGAACAGTTTCGTCATTATTACAATCTTGAAAAACGAGCTGAAAAAGGAAAAAGAACTGCACGTAATTCAGGAAATTTTTTAGCTGCCAATGCGATTTATAATTTTGAGTCTATTTCTACAAATGATGATTACAGAGAAGTTATTCCTTCGTTTACCATTGGAGCGCTTTGGGGATTGCAGCGTACATATAAAGGAAGGTTTAATCTTGAATTCAACGTCGGACCGGGAGTTAATTTCGATAAATATGAAACAGAATTTGTTCTGATAGGAAATTTTACTTTAGGTTGGGTAATCGGAAAATAA
- a CDS encoding DNA polymerase III, producing the protein MLTEEFTETDMLLYWNKYAQRLGEKGFKIMESLLLINDPKLNGTVITIELPNEGSKLDFESQINGLLGYLKGHLHNHDITIEIIVNEAAETKRNLNDQDRYNRLLEINPNIELLRSTFGLDLP; encoded by the coding sequence TTGCTTACAGAAGAATTTACTGAAACAGACATGTTATTGTACTGGAACAAATACGCACAGCGTTTAGGCGAAAAAGGTTTCAAAATCATGGAATCGCTATTATTGATTAACGACCCAAAATTAAACGGTACTGTTATCACAATTGAATTGCCGAATGAAGGTTCGAAATTAGATTTTGAAAGCCAGATTAACGGGCTTTTAGGCTATCTAAAAGGACACTTACACAATCATGATATTACGATTGAGATTATTGTAAACGAAGCTGCTGAAACCAAACGAAATCTTAACGATCAGGACCGATACAATCGTTTATTGGAAATCAACCCAAATATTGAACTTTTACGTTCGACATTTGGATTGGATTTGCCTTAG
- a CDS encoding RsmD family RNA methyltransferase, protein MRIISGKYKGRRIFPPKNLPVRPTTDMSKEALFNVLNNHFSFDGLKVLDLFSGTGNISYEFASRGSAPITCVDGDFGCVKFIKQISSEYDFDIAATKSDVYKFLENCKTSYDIIFADPPYGLEQAAFEKIVLTVFERELLHEDGMMVIEHSKYTKMDHLSNFSFQKSYGGSFFSFFELNSTGDD, encoded by the coding sequence ATGAGAATCATTTCTGGAAAATACAAAGGACGTCGCATTTTTCCGCCAAAAAACCTTCCGGTAAGACCTACGACTGATATGAGCAAAGAAGCATTATTTAATGTTTTGAACAATCATTTTAGTTTTGACGGCTTAAAAGTTTTAGATTTATTTTCGGGAACCGGAAACATCAGTTATGAATTTGCTTCACGTGGAAGTGCGCCAATAACCTGTGTTGATGGCGATTTTGGATGCGTAAAATTCATTAAACAGATTTCTTCAGAATATGATTTTGATATTGCTGCCACCAAAAGTGATGTTTATAAGTTTCTGGAAAATTGCAAAACTTCTTATGATATTATATTTGCTGATCCGCCTTACGGATTAGAGCAGGCTGCATTTGAAAAAATTGTTCTTACCGTTTTCGAAAGAGAATTGCTTCATGAAGACGGAATGATGGTTATAGAACATTCTAAGTATACCAAAATGGATCATTTGAGTAATTTTTCTTTTCAGAAAAGTTATGGAGGATCCTTTTTTAGTTTCTTCGAACTGAACTCAACTGGTGACGATTAA
- a CDS encoding Crp/Fnr family transcriptional regulator: MKAVFQSIQDFTEDELNLLDDLITFRKLKKGDFLQKENQVCNEIVFIKKGILRSFFINHKGDEITNCFAFENEFMASFASFITEERAEENIQALTDTEVQVLSRKSLEKLYQSGYNWQETGRKLTEIEFVNLNKRMISFQKLSGKQRYEELFQQHQKYLQLIPLQYLASYLGITPRHLSRIRKAVL, encoded by the coding sequence ATGAAAGCTGTTTTTCAGTCCATTCAGGATTTTACTGAGGATGAGTTAAATCTTTTAGATGATCTAATTACGTTTCGAAAACTAAAGAAAGGTGACTTTCTACAGAAGGAAAATCAGGTCTGCAATGAAATTGTTTTTATTAAAAAAGGTATTCTCCGTTCCTTTTTTATAAATCATAAAGGGGATGAAATTACCAATTGTTTTGCTTTCGAAAATGAATTTATGGCCTCTTTTGCCAGTTTTATTACAGAAGAAAGGGCAGAGGAAAATATTCAGGCTTTGACCGATACAGAAGTACAGGTTTTAAGCCGTAAAAGTTTAGAAAAGCTCTATCAGTCAGGTTACAACTGGCAGGAAACAGGAAGAAAACTAACCGAAATTGAGTTCGTAAACCTGAACAAAAGAATGATTTCGTTCCAGAAATTATCAGGTAAACAACGCTACGAAGAACTTTTTCAGCAACACCAAAAATACCTGCAGTTGATTCCGTTGCAATATTTAGCCTCTTATTTGGGGATTACCCCAAGACATTTAAGCCGAATCAGAAAAGCGGTTTTATAG
- a CDS encoding BON domain-containing protein has protein sequence MKFKSIALGISLPLTLLACTPKDADIQKEINEKLADAPEVQVTIHEGVATIVGTCEDDAFKKNIERSVKAVKGVKSVVNNCQFPVANEEPAAAAVIINSDADLDKSVGKVIKSYDGVSATVVGGVVTLSGEIKRSQLQPLIQSIQELKPQKVDNKLIIK, from the coding sequence ATGAAATTCAAATCAATTGCATTGGGAATAAGTCTTCCTCTTACTTTACTGGCTTGCACGCCTAAAGATGCAGATATTCAAAAAGAAATTAATGAAAAATTAGCAGATGCACCTGAAGTGCAGGTTACGATTCATGAAGGTGTTGCAACCATTGTGGGAACCTGCGAAGATGATGCTTTTAAGAAAAACATTGAACGTTCTGTGAAAGCGGTTAAAGGAGTAAAATCGGTGGTGAATAATTGCCAGTTTCCGGTTGCAAATGAAGAACCTGCCGCTGCGGCTGTTATTATCAATTCGGATGCTGATTTAGATAAATCGGTTGGTAAAGTCATTAAATCTTATGATGGTGTAAGTGCGACAGTTGTGGGTGGTGTGGTTACGCTTTCCGGAGAAATTAAAAGAAGCCAGTTACAGCCGTTAATCCAAAGCATACAGGAATTGAAACCTCAAAAAGTCGACAACAAATTAATAATTAAATAA
- a CDS encoding LysM peptidoglycan-binding domain-containing protein: MGLQHKYSELINLAADLGVDTLQVREQNNVLYIDGNAKSVADKDKLWDTYNNIDPDYRSADVVMNIEVTQGVLREYTVENGDSLSKIAKSYGVSWQDIFEANKDIISNPDLIQPGWKLKIPTL; this comes from the coding sequence ATGGGCTTACAGCATAAATACAGTGAATTAATTAATCTGGCTGCCGATTTAGGAGTAGATACCTTACAGGTAAGAGAACAAAACAATGTATTATACATTGATGGCAACGCTAAGTCAGTCGCTGATAAAGACAAACTGTGGGATACGTACAATAATATAGATCCCGATTACAGATCAGCGGATGTGGTAATGAACATCGAAGTTACGCAGGGAGTTTTAAGGGAATATACTGTTGAAAACGGCGATTCGCTTTCTAAAATTGCTAAATCATACGGCGTTTCCTGGCAGGATATTTTTGAAGCCAATAAAGATATTATTTCAAATCCGGATCTGATACAGCCGGGATGGAAACTAAAAATACCAACATTATAA
- a CDS encoding TMEM175 family protein, with product MNKTRLEAFSDGVLAIIITIMVLEIKVPHGHEFADLKPLIPKFLSYVISFIYVGIYWNNHHYLLHGLSKVNGKILWANMHLLFWLSLIPVATGWMGEHNFEPAAMTLYGVVLFLSAIAYFILQRLIISNEGENSVLAKAIGSDFKGIASTILYVVGIVSSFYTEWISGAAYLAVALLWLIPDKRIEKVFTSKD from the coding sequence ATGAACAAAACCAGACTTGAAGCATTTAGTGATGGCGTTTTAGCGATTATTATTACCATTATGGTTTTAGAAATTAAAGTGCCGCATGGACATGAGTTTGCCGATCTAAAACCACTTATTCCTAAGTTTCTGAGTTATGTCATTAGTTTTATATATGTTGGGATTTATTGGAATAACCATCATTACTTACTTCATGGTTTGTCTAAAGTAAACGGAAAAATTCTTTGGGCAAATATGCATTTGCTGTTTTGGCTATCCTTAATTCCGGTTGCAACAGGATGGATGGGAGAACATAATTTTGAACCAGCAGCTATGACTTTATACGGTGTGGTTTTGTTTTTATCAGCAATCGCTTATTTTATCCTGCAAAGGCTTATCATTAGTAATGAAGGAGAAAATTCGGTACTGGCAAAAGCAATAGGAAGCGATTTTAAAGGAATTGCTTCTACAATTTTATATGTTGTTGGTATTGTTTCTTCTTTTTATACTGAATGGATTTCTGGTGCTGCTTATCTGGCAGTGGCTTTATTATGGCTTATTCCGGATAAAAGAATTGAAAAAGTTTTCACTTCAAAAGATTAA
- the dnaX gene encoding DNA polymerase III subunit gamma/tau, giving the protein MEQFVVSARKYRPQTFKDVVGQKAITNTLLNAIESNHLASALLFTGPRGVGKTTCARILARKINQSGYDDPNEDFAFNVFELDAASNNSVDDIRNLIDQVRIPPQTGQYKVYIIDEVHMLSSAAFNAFLKTLEEPPKHAIFILATTEKHKIIPTILSRCQIFDFKRITVKDAKEHLADVAQSQGISFEDDALHIIAQKADGAMRDALSIFDRVVSYCGTNLTRQAVTENLNVLDYETYVSITDLLLENKIPELLLAYNDILAKGFDGHHFIAGLASHFRDLLVSKTPATLSLLEVGEQAQQMYGIQAQKCSQDFLLQGIDIANDCDLKYKLSQNQRLLVELCLMQLASINFDGEKKKLSNL; this is encoded by the coding sequence ATGGAGCAATTTGTAGTATCGGCACGTAAATACCGCCCACAGACATTTAAAGATGTTGTGGGGCAGAAAGCTATTACAAACACTTTGCTGAATGCCATAGAAAGCAATCATCTTGCCTCTGCCCTTTTATTCACCGGACCGCGTGGAGTTGGTAAAACGACCTGCGCACGTATTTTGGCCCGTAAAATAAACCAGTCCGGATATGATGATCCAAATGAAGATTTTGCTTTTAACGTTTTTGAGCTGGATGCGGCTTCAAACAACTCGGTTGATGATATCCGAAACCTGATTGATCAGGTTCGAATCCCTCCCCAAACAGGACAGTATAAAGTCTATATTATTGACGAGGTTCATATGTTGTCTTCGGCTGCTTTTAATGCATTCCTGAAAACACTGGAAGAACCGCCAAAACATGCTATTTTTATCTTAGCAACTACCGAAAAACACAAAATCATTCCGACGATTTTATCGCGTTGTCAGATATTTGATTTCAAAAGAATTACAGTAAAAGATGCCAAAGAACATCTGGCTGACGTCGCACAAAGTCAGGGAATCAGTTTTGAAGATGATGCTTTGCATATTATTGCTCAAAAAGCAGATGGTGCGATGCGTGATGCTTTATCCATTTTTGACCGCGTGGTTTCATACTGCGGAACAAATTTAACGCGTCAGGCCGTAACTGAGAACCTGAATGTTTTAGATTACGAGACCTATGTTTCGATTACCGATTTGCTTTTAGAAAATAAAATTCCGGAACTTTTGCTGGCATACAACGATATACTTGCAAAAGGTTTTGACGGGCATCATTTTATTGCCGGTTTAGCTTCGCATTTCAGGGATTTATTAGTAAGCAAAACGCCTGCTACTTTAAGTTTGCTTGAAGTAGGCGAACAGGCACAGCAGATGTACGGCATACAGGCCCAAAAATGTTCTCAGGACTTTTTATTGCAGGGAATAGATATTGCCAACGATTGTGATTTAAAATACAAATTAAGCCAGAATCAGCGTCTGTTGGTCGAATTATGTCTGATGCAATTAGCCTCTATCAACTTTGATGGAGAAAAAAAAAAGCTGAGCAATTTATAA
- the ppk1 gene encoding polyphosphate kinase 1: MHEQKYIDREKSWLAFNARVLQEAGDNTVPLLDRLRFVGIFSNNLDEFFRVRYAAIRRLSLSGISGEKYLGGISAHQLIKDITEIVIQQQSESLRILGNIEAELETENIFIITEDQISPSQEDFLKDFYMQKLSPELVTIILNDLAVFPVLKDTLGYLAVRLELANDEIRYALIEIPKNINRFVVLPSEDEKQYVILIDDVIRYKLKSIFNIFNFKSVSAHMIKITRDAQLDIDSDLSKSMLEKIASSVKDRRIGEPVRFIYDSQIEDDTLHFFLEKMKIVETDSIIPGGRYHNRRDYMSFPNLGRYDLLYKPNEPLPVPGLSLDGSILEKINKKDYLVHAPYQSFSYLTKFLREAALDPKVTSIKITLYRLAKNSQIISSLINAVKNGKRVVVQIELQARFDEASNISYAEQMQTEGIELIFGVKGLKVHSKICVIERVEDEKTRRYGFISTGNFNESTAKIYTDVTLLTCHQGILKDVSKIFEFFDINYRIHRYKHLIVSPHYTRTKFIKLIDREILHALAGRKTHIKLKMNSLSDFKMIDKLYEASNAGVKIQLQVRGICCLIPGIPGMSENIEAISIVDNYLEHTRVYIFGNAGLTEVYISSADFMTRNLDGRVEVTCPIYDLSIKKELIDNFNIAWKGNVKVRYHSYKLDNKYKARNHHAPFRAQLETYKYYQNKIEIAETAVQKTN; the protein is encoded by the coding sequence GTGCACGAACAGAAATATATCGACAGAGAAAAAAGCTGGTTAGCGTTTAATGCAAGAGTACTTCAGGAAGCCGGTGATAATACGGTTCCGCTTTTAGACAGACTGCGTTTTGTTGGAATTTTTTCAAACAACTTAGATGAATTTTTTAGAGTTCGATATGCTGCAATACGTAGACTGAGCCTTTCAGGAATTTCCGGAGAGAAATATTTAGGAGGTATTTCTGCACATCAGTTAATTAAAGATATTACAGAAATTGTTATTCAGCAGCAATCTGAAAGTTTACGTATTTTAGGGAATATAGAAGCCGAACTTGAAACTGAAAATATTTTTATTATAACGGAAGATCAGATCAGCCCATCCCAGGAAGATTTCTTAAAGGACTTTTACATGCAAAAATTAAGTCCGGAACTGGTGACGATTATTTTGAATGACCTAGCCGTTTTTCCGGTTCTTAAAGATACTTTGGGTTATCTGGCAGTTCGTTTAGAATTGGCAAATGATGAGATTCGTTATGCTTTAATTGAAATTCCTAAAAACATAAACAGGTTTGTTGTTCTTCCTTCAGAAGACGAAAAACAATATGTGATTCTAATCGATGATGTTATTCGCTATAAACTAAAAAGCATCTTCAATATATTTAATTTTAAAAGTGTTTCGGCACATATGATCAAAATTACACGTGATGCCCAATTAGATATTGACAGCGATTTGAGTAAAAGTATGCTTGAAAAAATTGCTTCATCTGTAAAAGACCGCCGAATAGGGGAACCGGTTCGTTTTATCTACGACAGCCAGATTGAAGATGATACACTGCATTTCTTTTTAGAGAAAATGAAAATCGTAGAAACAGATAGTATTATTCCGGGCGGAAGATACCATAACCGCCGTGATTACATGAGTTTCCCAAATTTAGGGCGTTACGATTTACTCTATAAACCAAATGAACCTTTGCCGGTTCCGGGTTTGAGTCTCGACGGAAGTATTTTAGAAAAAATAAACAAAAAAGATTATTTGGTTCATGCTCCATACCAGTCTTTTTCCTACCTGACTAAGTTTTTGCGTGAGGCAGCTTTAGATCCAAAAGTAACGAGTATCAAAATTACTTTATATCGTCTGGCTAAGAACTCACAAATTATCAGTTCGCTGATTAATGCGGTCAAAAATGGTAAAAGGGTGGTGGTTCAAATAGAACTTCAGGCTCGATTTGACGAAGCTTCGAATATTTCGTATGCAGAACAAATGCAGACTGAAGGTATTGAACTTATTTTTGGAGTGAAAGGCTTAAAAGTTCATAGTAAAATATGTGTTATTGAAAGAGTAGAAGATGAAAAAACACGTCGTTACGGATTTATTTCTACTGGAAATTTTAATGAATCTACAGCCAAAATTTATACTGACGTAACGCTTTTAACCTGTCATCAGGGAATTTTAAAAGATGTTTCTAAAATTTTCGAATTCTTCGATATCAATTACAGGATACACAGATACAAACATCTCATTGTATCACCTCATTATACGAGAACCAAATTTATTAAACTTATTGACCGTGAAATTTTGCACGCTCTGGCAGGTAGAAAAACTCACATTAAGTTAAAAATGAATAGTTTATCTGATTTTAAAATGATCGATAAGTTATATGAAGCAAGTAATGCAGGAGTTAAGATTCAATTGCAGGTAAGAGGGATTTGTTGTCTGATTCCGGGAATTCCGGGAATGAGCGAAAATATTGAGGCCATCAGTATCGTTGATAATTATCTGGAACATACAAGAGTGTATATTTTTGGAAATGCCGGTTTAACAGAAGTATATATTTCTTCAGCTGATTTTATGACCAGAAATCTTGATGGAAGGGTAGAAGTGACTTGCCCTATTTATGATTTGTCGATTAAAAAAGAATTAATAGATAATTTCAATATTGCCTGGAAAGGGAATGTAAAAGTGAGATACCATTCTTATAAATTAGACAATAAATACAAAGCCCGAAATCATCATGCTCCTTTCAGGGCACAATTGGAAACCTATAAATATTATCAGAATAAAATCGAAATAGCCGAAACAGCTGTCCAAAAAACAAATTAA